From Bacillus sp. FSL K6-3431, the proteins below share one genomic window:
- a CDS encoding metallophosphoesterase — protein MKRKGIIFILLIVVIWTFLYVNNNWIQSTSSTIQSKRLPSKFDGLIIVQISDLHDAVFGDKQSRLVEKVKKQKPDLIFLTGDLIDSNRYHLSRSLDAVEQLVNIADVYYVTGNHEVAVNQVDEIKDALVSLGAKPLTNETEIITREGEKMAIVGIDDPLIRATIPADKTVNTFVDEALVHVPKDIFKLLLSHRPEVFDVYEDKAIDLVFTGHAHGGQVRLPGVGGLIAPGQGWFPAYTAGKHEKGQTTMVVSRGLGNSTIPFRILNRPEIIVVTLKRQ, from the coding sequence ATGAAGCGGAAAGGGATTATTTTTATTTTACTTATCGTTGTTATATGGACTTTTTTATATGTGAATAATAATTGGATTCAATCAACCTCATCTACTATTCAATCAAAACGACTTCCTTCAAAATTTGATGGCCTCATCATCGTTCAAATTTCAGATTTGCATGATGCTGTTTTTGGTGATAAACAATCCCGACTTGTAGAAAAAGTGAAAAAGCAAAAACCAGACCTTATTTTTTTAACAGGTGATTTAATTGATAGCAATCGTTATCACTTATCAAGAAGTTTAGATGCTGTGGAGCAGCTTGTTAACATTGCTGATGTGTATTATGTAACGGGAAACCATGAAGTGGCAGTAAATCAAGTTGATGAAATAAAAGATGCATTGGTATCTTTAGGTGCTAAACCACTAACAAATGAGACGGAAATAATTACCCGCGAAGGGGAAAAGATGGCTATTGTCGGCATTGATGATCCCCTTATAAGAGCAACTATTCCCGCTGATAAAACTGTTAATACCTTCGTTGACGAGGCTTTAGTTCATGTTCCAAAAGATATATTTAAGTTGTTGCTATCTCATCGCCCCGAGGTATTTGATGTATATGAGGATAAAGCAATCGACCTTGTTTTCACTGGTCATGCTCACGGTGGACAAGTACGTTTACCCGGAGTAGGTGGTCTTATCGCACCTGGTCAAGGCTGGTTTCCAGCATATACTGCTGGTAAACATGAAAAAGGGCAAACTACAATGGTTGTTAGCAGAGGATTAGGGAATAGTACTATCCCATTTAGAATATTGAATCGTCCTGAAATTATTGTCGTTACTTTAAAAAGACAATAG
- a CDS encoding GntR family transcriptional regulator, giving the protein MILALDLQSETPIYMQLRNKIIEGIASKELKLGEALPSVRSMAADLGVNMHTVNKAYQLLKQDGFILIHRQKGVVINPDKMPVIDEAYIANLREQLRPYISEAICRGMEESEFEILCKEIFTEIKR; this is encoded by the coding sequence GTGATACTAGCACTTGATCTACAATCAGAAACGCCGATTTATATGCAACTGCGTAATAAAATAATAGAAGGTATTGCTTCAAAGGAATTAAAACTGGGTGAGGCACTACCGTCTGTTAGGTCAATGGCTGCTGACCTTGGAGTGAATATGCATACAGTTAATAAAGCATATCAGCTTTTAAAGCAGGATGGATTTATATTGATACATCGGCAAAAGGGTGTAGTGATCAACCCAGATAAGATGCCAGTAATAGATGAGGCATATATCGCTAATTTGCGAGAGCAATTACGCCCATACATCAGTGAAGCTATCTGCCGAGGAATGGAAGAAAGTGAATTTGAAATACTCTGTAAAGAAATATTTACTGAAATTAAACGTTAG
- a CDS encoding Lmo0850 family protein yields MSNLKEVVFLHRDHDQFKKLITSLSEIGVKISKTKSRLELIKVLEDVKPVQKYSELHS; encoded by the coding sequence ATGTCAAATCTTAAAGAGGTGGTCTTCTTGCATAGAGATCATGATCAATTCAAGAAGTTAATAACAAGTCTGTCGGAGATAGGAGTCAAGATTTCTAAAACGAAATCCCGTCTTGAACTCATCAAGGTGCTAGAGGATGTTAAACCAGTCCAAAAGTATTCGGAACTTCACTCTTAA
- a CDS encoding SOS response-associated peptidase, translating into MCGRYSLFVNSEQLMERFNLDLSEKFILEERYNIAPSQDVFALVGSNTGKRAGKLKWGLVPSWAKDPKIGYKMINARAETVNEKPSFKKLLKRRRCIIIADGFYEWKKEAATKLPYRFQLKTREPFAFAGLWDRWESDGQLIHSCTIITTEANAVVKDIHDRMPVILTKEAEEVWLDRSLEDDAYLKGLLRPYAAEEMEKYQVSSLVNSPKNDTKEIINSL; encoded by the coding sequence ATGTGTGGACGGTATAGTTTATTTGTGAATAGTGAGCAGCTAATGGAACGGTTTAATCTTGATTTATCCGAGAAGTTTATTTTGGAGGAGAGATACAATATAGCCCCTAGTCAAGATGTGTTTGCATTGGTTGGTTCGAATACTGGAAAAAGAGCAGGTAAATTAAAATGGGGACTTGTTCCGTCTTGGGCAAAGGATCCAAAAATTGGCTATAAAATGATTAATGCAAGAGCGGAAACCGTTAATGAAAAGCCAAGTTTCAAAAAGCTGTTAAAAAGGCGTAGATGCATTATTATTGCTGATGGCTTTTATGAGTGGAAAAAAGAAGCGGCAACAAAACTTCCTTACCGCTTTCAGCTAAAGACGAGAGAGCCGTTCGCCTTCGCAGGACTTTGGGATAGATGGGAAAGCGATGGCCAATTGATTCACTCCTGCACAATCATCACAACAGAGGCAAATGCTGTCGTGAAAGATATCCATGATCGTATGCCAGTTATTTTGACAAAAGAAGCGGAAGAAGTCTGGCTTGATCGTTCCTTAGAAGATGACGCCTACTTAAAAGGCTTGCTCCGCCCTTATGCTGCTGAAGAAATGGAAAAATACCAAGTTTCCTCACTGGTCAACAGCCCGAAAAATGACACGAAGGAAATAATAAACTCATTATAA
- a CDS encoding DUF1648 domain-containing protein: MAYLMILLVFAPTIFIMAITPYITRRTESFGVSIPEEIYERFELVEFRKKYAIKTSLLGAILLAMILLSGQIFNENTWMFIFMAGIIFFIIGSFLIYFQYHKRMKKMKSASNWKQAKVVTTIIDTKFRNRKLTYSNGWFIISLLLIVVTFGLTIIYYDRIPLKIPMQYGMNGEVTNWADKTYGSVFSLPLLQIFLLGLFVFLNAIIGRSRQQVDVANPEKSINQNVIFRRRWSMFSILSGSALIILFSCIQWSFIFPFNVQILMYASLILTGCMVVGVIILSVITGQGGSRLKTAAGKEEEMINRDEDQFWKLGVLYFNRADPAVWVEKRFGVGWTVNMAKPQAWLFLIIILAIPILITVFV; this comes from the coding sequence ATGGCATACCTTATGATTTTATTGGTGTTTGCACCGACAATATTCATCATGGCAATTACGCCATATATAACGCGAAGAACCGAGAGTTTTGGCGTGTCCATCCCTGAGGAAATATATGAGCGTTTTGAACTCGTAGAATTCCGGAAAAAATACGCTATCAAAACAAGTTTGTTAGGTGCAATTTTACTTGCTATGATATTGCTATCAGGACAAATTTTCAATGAGAATACGTGGATGTTTATTTTTATGGCAGGAATTATCTTTTTTATCATCGGTTCCTTTTTGATTTATTTTCAATATCATAAAAGGATGAAAAAAATGAAGTCTGCAAGTAACTGGAAGCAAGCTAAAGTTGTGACTACTATTATTGATACTAAATTCAGAAACAGAAAATTAACATATTCAAACGGTTGGTTTATCATTTCATTATTGCTAATAGTAGTTACATTTGGATTGACTATTATTTATTATGATCGGATACCGCTAAAAATCCCGATGCAATATGGGATGAATGGTGAGGTCACAAACTGGGCCGACAAAACATATGGAAGTGTGTTTTCATTGCCGCTTCTTCAAATATTTTTGCTGGGACTTTTCGTGTTTTTGAATGCAATAATCGGTCGCAGCCGCCAACAAGTTGATGTAGCTAATCCAGAAAAATCGATTAATCAAAATGTGATTTTTAGACGCAGATGGTCTATGTTTTCAATACTATCTGGATCAGCTTTAATTATTCTTTTTTCATGCATACAATGGTCCTTCATTTTTCCTTTTAATGTACAGATATTAATGTACGCTTCGCTCATACTTACTGGATGTATGGTTGTAGGTGTAATCATCCTATCTGTCATTACTGGGCAGGGTGGGAGCAGATTAAAAACGGCAGCTGGAAAAGAAGAGGAAATGATTAATCGGGATGAAGATCAGTTTTGGAAACTTGGAGTTTTGTATTTTAATCGTGCGGATCCGGCAGTATGGGTTGAAAAAAGGTTCGGAGTCGGCTGGACGGTCAATATGGCTAAACCACAAGCATGGCTATTTCTTATCATTATCTTGGCAATACCTATTTTAATTACAGTATTCGTATGA
- a CDS encoding hemolysin family protein: MLFFRIFLVILLIGLTAFFVASEFAIVKVRSSRIDQLIAEGNRQALNAKKLLSNLDGYLSATQLGITVTALALGWLGEPTVQVILTPLFTKLNVSESLATILSFIIAFGSITFIHVVVGELAPKTFAIHKAEEITLAFASPLIIFYNIMYPVIWLLNGAAKLIVGLFGVKPASEVEIAHSEEELRIILSESLKSGEINQTEFSYVDRIFEFDNRIAKEIMVPRTEIFSIDKSASIDEIIAIIKNERFTRYPITNGDKDNIIGIVNVKEFLTDCIGNNCIGHEPITPYVKPVIGVIETIPIQALLVKMQKERIHLAILFDEYGGTAGIITVEDILEEIVGEIRDEFDADEIPEVRKLADKQYILDPKVLIEEVNDLLGTELSDEDVDTIGGWLLTQKYDLKEGDSLIADDYIFHVKTMEGSHISEIAVKKND; encoded by the coding sequence ATGCTATTTTTTAGAATTTTTCTCGTTATATTGCTCATTGGACTTACAGCGTTTTTCGTTGCATCAGAATTTGCCATTGTTAAAGTCCGTAGTTCCAGAATTGATCAACTCATCGCAGAAGGCAATCGGCAGGCATTAAATGCCAAAAAGTTATTGTCCAATTTAGACGGATACCTTTCTGCCACACAATTGGGAATCACCGTTACAGCTTTAGCCTTGGGGTGGTTAGGTGAGCCCACTGTACAAGTAATACTAACTCCTTTATTCACCAAATTAAACGTCTCTGAATCATTAGCAACAATACTATCCTTTATCATTGCTTTTGGTTCAATTACATTTATCCATGTAGTTGTCGGAGAACTGGCGCCAAAAACATTTGCCATTCATAAAGCGGAGGAAATTACACTTGCATTTGCTTCACCACTTATTATATTTTATAACATCATGTATCCTGTAATTTGGCTACTTAATGGTGCCGCTAAGCTGATAGTAGGCTTGTTCGGGGTAAAGCCCGCTTCAGAAGTTGAGATTGCACATTCTGAGGAGGAATTGCGAATTATTTTATCGGAAAGTTTAAAAAGCGGAGAAATAAACCAAACAGAATTCAGCTACGTTGATCGAATCTTTGAATTCGACAACCGAATCGCCAAAGAAATCATGGTTCCACGTACTGAAATTTTTAGTATAGATAAATCAGCTTCCATTGATGAAATTATCGCTATTATTAAGAATGAACGTTTCACACGTTACCCGATAACTAATGGGGATAAAGATAATATCATTGGTATTGTAAATGTGAAGGAGTTTCTGACAGACTGTATAGGAAATAACTGTATTGGTCATGAACCAATCACTCCTTATGTAAAACCTGTTATTGGAGTAATTGAAACAATTCCTATACAGGCCTTACTTGTCAAAATGCAAAAAGAACGCATCCATTTGGCTATACTTTTTGATGAATATGGAGGAACTGCAGGAATTATTACTGTAGAAGATATTCTTGAGGAAATTGTTGGTGAGATTAGAGATGAATTTGATGCAGATGAGATACCTGAGGTGCGTAAATTAGCCGACAAACAATATATTTTAGATCCTAAAGTTCTAATTGAGGAAGTAAATGATTTACTTGGAACGGAATTATCCGATGAAGATGTCGATACAATAGGTGGCTGGCTTTTGACTCAGAAGTACGACTTAAAAGAAGGTGACTCACTTATAGCAGATGATTATATTTTCCATGTAAAAACCATGGAAGGATCGCATATTAGTGAGATTGCTGTCAAAAAAAACGATTAA
- a CDS encoding dicarboxylate/amino acid:cation symporter codes for MKKIGLLPRIIIAIVLGIVIGMIAPDRLVRVFATFNSLFGNFLGFVIPLIIIGFITPGIGALGRGAGKLLGWTAALAYISTICAGLLAFFTAKTLYPSILSNLSVAEFTDPEKSLAQAYFSIEMPPLMGVMSALLISFIIGIGIAAIKGDALLIIVNDFRDIVQLLIEKVVIPILPIHIFGIFANMTNAGQVGSILSVFAKVFIMIIVLHLLYLLFQFSIAGSVQQKNPLNMLKTMSPAYFTALGTQSSAATIPVTLRNAKKIVKQEHVAEFATPLLATIHLSGSTITLVSCSMAVMFMQGQNYTFASFFPFILMLGITMVAAPGVPGGAVMAAIGLLESMLGFGPTMTALMIALYMAQDSFGTACNVTGDGAIAAIVDRFSKDKEEPINTSNIRNTNA; via the coding sequence ATGAAAAAAATTGGATTATTACCAAGAATTATTATTGCTATCGTCCTTGGTATCGTAATCGGTATGATTGCACCAGATAGACTAGTCCGCGTATTCGCCACATTTAATAGCCTATTTGGTAATTTTCTTGGATTTGTTATCCCGTTAATTATTATCGGGTTTATCACCCCTGGGATCGGAGCCTTAGGTAGGGGCGCTGGAAAACTACTTGGGTGGACGGCTGCATTGGCTTATATTTCAACAATATGTGCAGGATTACTTGCATTTTTCACAGCCAAAACACTTTATCCTTCGATACTGTCGAACCTATCAGTCGCAGAATTTACTGATCCCGAAAAGTCATTAGCCCAAGCATACTTTTCTATTGAAATGCCACCACTGATGGGTGTAATGTCAGCACTACTCATTTCTTTTATCATCGGAATTGGCATTGCAGCGATTAAAGGTGATGCATTATTAATAATAGTTAACGATTTTCGAGACATTGTACAGCTATTAATAGAAAAGGTAGTTATTCCGATATTACCAATCCATATTTTTGGAATTTTTGCGAACATGACGAATGCTGGACAAGTTGGATCCATTCTGAGTGTATTTGCTAAAGTATTTATCATGATTATTGTATTACATTTATTATATTTATTATTTCAGTTTTCTATTGCAGGCTCGGTACAACAAAAGAATCCTTTGAACATGTTAAAAACAATGAGTCCAGCATACTTTACTGCACTCGGGACACAATCGTCTGCAGCGACTATTCCAGTTACACTAAGAAATGCTAAAAAGATCGTTAAACAAGAACATGTAGCTGAATTTGCCACACCACTTCTTGCAACTATTCATTTATCTGGAAGCACAATTACATTAGTTAGCTGTTCCATGGCAGTTATGTTTATGCAAGGTCAAAATTACACTTTCGCAAGCTTTTTTCCATTTATTCTTATGCTAGGTATCACAATGGTTGCCGCTCCTGGTGTACCTGGTGGAGCAGTCATGGCCGCTATTGGACTTTTAGAGTCCATGCTTGGCTTCGGCCCAACAATGACAGCTCTAATGATCGCCCTTTATATGGCACAAGATAGCTTTGGTACTGCTTGTAACGTGACTGGTGATGGTGCTATTGCTGCTATCGTTGACCGTTTTAGTAAGGATAAAGAGGAACCCATTAATACCTCCAATATTAGAAATACGAACGCTTGA
- a CDS encoding CsbD family protein, with amino-acid sequence MSNDGKKEKLEGTWDKVKGETKSTTGDLTDNEKLKAEGEVDKAKGEAKKKYGEAKDKVSSFFNKD; translated from the coding sequence ATGAGTAACGATGGAAAAAAAGAAAAATTAGAAGGTACATGGGATAAAGTCAAAGGTGAAACAAAATCTACTACTGGTGATCTAACCGATAATGAAAAATTAAAAGCGGAAGGTGAGGTAGACAAAGCAAAAGGTGAAGCGAAAAAGAAGTATGGGGAAGCCAAAGATAAAGTATCTTCTTTTTTTAATAAAGATTAA